Proteins found in one Deinococcus terrestris genomic segment:
- a CDS encoding acyl-CoA acyltransferase has product MRGRAFVVRDVTDPWAMRRLEDVQVGAWGYADREVLPATMFRIGAHTGAVVLGAYPEDDPETPFGLAYGFPALGGGEVWHHSHLLAVRPDWRGSGAAVALKHAQRERVLAQGLTRMTWTFDPLVARNARLNLGKLGARAVSYHPDWYALGEARETAFPADRLMVEWDLTQPQVERPAPGPEGEVVLEGKGDVPASPRLDATSPRLLAEVPLHAEPLPDDVRLAWRLALRAVLGTYLECGYAVTDLAREGERAFYVLTK; this is encoded by the coding sequence ATGAGAGGGCGGGCCTTCGTGGTCCGGGACGTAACGGACCCCTGGGCAATGCGTAGGCTGGAGGACGTGCAAGTCGGGGCATGGGGATACGCCGACCGCGAGGTGCTGCCCGCGACCATGTTCCGTATCGGGGCGCACACGGGGGCGGTGGTGCTGGGCGCGTATCCGGAGGATGACCCGGAGACGCCGTTCGGCCTGGCCTACGGCTTTCCAGCGCTCGGGGGCGGCGAGGTGTGGCACCACTCGCACCTGCTGGCAGTTCGCCCCGACTGGCGCGGAAGCGGGGCCGCCGTCGCGCTCAAGCACGCGCAACGGGAACGGGTGCTGGCGCAGGGCCTCACGCGGATGACGTGGACCTTTGATCCTCTCGTCGCCCGCAATGCTCGCCTGAACCTGGGGAAGTTGGGAGCGCGGGCGGTGAGCTACCACCCGGACTGGTACGCGCTGGGAGAGGCGCGGGAGACGGCCTTTCCTGCCGACCGCCTCATGGTGGAGTGGGACCTGACCCAGCCCCAGGTGGAGCGGCCCGCGCCGGGGCCGGAGGGAGAGGTCGTGCTGGAGGGGAAGGGCGACGTTCCGGCCTCGCCGCGTCTGGACGCCACCTCCCCACGCCTCCTCGCGGAGGTGCCCCTCCACGCCGAGCCTTTGCCCGACGACGTGCGGCTGGCCTGGCGGCTCGCGTTGCGGGCGGTGCTGGGGACGTATCTGGAGTGCGGTTACGCAGTAACGGACCTCGCGCGTGAGGGGGAACGAGCCTTCTACGTCCTGACCAAGT